One window from the genome of Streptomyces sp. NBC_00287 encodes:
- a CDS encoding excalibur calcium-binding domain-containing protein, which produces MNLFRMPAALAVAAFALAVTPGTAQAHEGDHPFANCTEAYDNGYSNIAEGDEHYGSHLDRDQDGIGCDQPPADFEPAEDTAEDTADNTTDDTDLAATGGNSATPYLAGGGAVVLLAGGGVLMAVRRRRTTQE; this is translated from the coding sequence ATGAACCTGTTCCGCATGCCCGCCGCCTTAGCCGTAGCCGCGTTCGCGCTGGCCGTGACGCCCGGCACCGCCCAAGCCCACGAGGGCGACCACCCGTTCGCGAACTGCACCGAGGCGTACGACAACGGCTACTCCAACATCGCCGAGGGCGACGAGCACTACGGCAGCCACCTGGACCGCGACCAGGACGGCATCGGCTGCGACCAGCCCCCCGCGGACTTCGAACCTGCTGAGGACACGGCCGAAGACACGGCCGACAACACCACCGACGACACCGACCTCGCCGCGACGGGCGGCAACAGCGCCACCCCCTACCTCGCCGGCGGCGGCGCGGTCGTACTGCTCGCCGGGGGCGGTGTGTTGATGGCGGTACGGCGGCGGCGTACGACTCAGGAGTAG
- a CDS encoding bifunctional DNA primase/polymerase: MNSLDIALELAESGIPPLPLRHGKVPFGNCRACAQNACGGRPNMKRGGPCWCPAPCHGWAAATTDLDVLTSRRWLRAWRHAVAVAYHPGGAGLTVVDLDDEAAMEWAHHALPGTRTVTTTRGQHWIYQGTMRSVNAVRPGVDIKSTMAYVRWLGTGTGAITALPDIVRELAAEKPPVVRPVTQAVTASASSGGGQCPHRTPAYLDRGIAMAEQAITEARSAVHATVYRTFLAVLSRHGRCGCLTDAHIARLFTAAQAKGESPRHCVDAWGNALTTLGL, translated from the coding sequence ATGAACTCACTGGACATCGCCCTGGAGTTGGCCGAGAGCGGGATTCCGCCCCTGCCTCTGCGCCATGGCAAGGTCCCGTTCGGTAACTGCCGTGCTTGTGCGCAGAACGCGTGCGGCGGCCGGCCGAACATGAAGCGCGGCGGACCGTGCTGGTGCCCCGCTCCCTGCCATGGATGGGCCGCCGCTACCACCGACCTGGACGTCCTCACCTCGCGCCGGTGGTTGCGCGCCTGGCGTCATGCGGTGGCCGTGGCCTACCACCCCGGCGGTGCCGGCCTGACCGTGGTCGACCTTGACGACGAGGCGGCCATGGAGTGGGCCCACCACGCGCTGCCCGGCACGCGCACCGTGACGACCACGCGAGGTCAGCACTGGATTTACCAGGGCACCATGCGGTCCGTGAACGCGGTCCGTCCTGGTGTGGACATCAAATCCACCATGGCCTACGTCCGGTGGCTCGGCACCGGAACTGGTGCCATCACGGCGCTCCCGGACATCGTGCGCGAGCTAGCCGCGGAGAAACCCCCGGTCGTCCGGCCGGTGACGCAGGCCGTCACCGCGTCCGCATCATCTGGCGGCGGGCAGTGCCCGCACCGCACCCCGGCCTATCTGGACCGTGGCATCGCCATGGCCGAGCAGGCCATCACTGAGGCCCGCAGCGCGGTGCACGCCACCGTCTACCGCACCTTTCTCGCGGTGCTGTCCAGGCACGGCCGGTGCGGCTGCCTCACCGATGCCCACATCGCGCGGCTGTTCACCGCTGCGCAGGCTAAAGGCGAGTCCCCGCGGCATTGCGTGGACGCGTGGGGCAACGCCCTGACCACGTTGGGACTGTGA
- a CDS encoding alkaline phosphatase PhoX, protein MERRTVLRAAVLGGSSAVFGGTLWRGAAYAAPAQPGTGPYGALGSPNANGIRLPSGFTSRIIARSGQTVSGTSYTWHNAPDGGACYADGTGWIYVSNSEINPSGGASAVKFSSTGAITGAYRILSSTRQNCAGGKTPWNTWLSCEEVSLGYVYETDPWGVNAAVRRAAMGRFKHEAAAADPVRKVIYLTEDESNGRFYRFVPTTWGNLSSGTLQVLVAGSATSGSFTWANVPDPDGSPTTTRTQVSGSKSFNGGEGCHYANDTVWFTTKGDNRVWQLNLTNNTYELAYDDSLVTSGTAPLTGVDNITGSSSGDLFVAEDGGNMEICVITPDDVIAPFLRIDGQSSSEITGPAFSPDGRRLYFSSQRGTSGSSSGGITYEVTGPFRA, encoded by the coding sequence GTGGAACGTCGTACTGTCCTGCGTGCGGCCGTCCTCGGCGGGTCCTCCGCCGTCTTCGGCGGAACCCTGTGGCGCGGCGCCGCCTACGCCGCGCCCGCCCAGCCCGGCACGGGCCCGTACGGAGCGCTCGGTTCACCGAACGCCAATGGCATCAGACTGCCCAGCGGCTTCACCAGCCGGATCATCGCCCGGTCCGGACAGACCGTCTCCGGAACCTCGTACACCTGGCACAACGCCCCCGACGGCGGCGCCTGTTACGCGGACGGCACGGGTTGGATCTATGTCTCCAACTCGGAGATCAACCCGTCGGGCGGCGCGAGCGCGGTGAAGTTCTCCTCGACGGGCGCGATCACGGGCGCGTACCGCATCCTGTCGAGCACCCGGCAGAATTGCGCGGGCGGCAAGACGCCGTGGAACACCTGGCTGTCCTGCGAGGAGGTCTCCCTCGGCTATGTCTACGAGACGGACCCGTGGGGCGTGAACGCGGCCGTGCGTCGGGCCGCGATGGGCCGTTTCAAGCACGAGGCGGCGGCCGCCGACCCGGTGCGCAAGGTCATCTACCTGACCGAGGACGAGTCGAACGGCCGCTTCTACCGCTTCGTCCCGACCACTTGGGGCAACCTCTCCTCCGGCACCCTCCAGGTGCTGGTCGCGGGTTCCGCCACCTCCGGCTCCTTCACCTGGGCCAACGTCCCCGACCCGGACGGCTCCCCGACCACCACCCGCACCCAGGTCTCCGGCTCGAAGTCCTTCAACGGCGGCGAGGGCTGCCACTACGCCAATGACACGGTGTGGTTCACCACGAAGGGCGACAACCGGGTCTGGCAGCTCAACCTGACCAACAACACCTACGAGTTGGCGTACGACGACTCCCTGGTGACCTCCGGTACGGCCCCCCTCACCGGCGTCGACAACATCACCGGCTCCTCCTCCGGCGACCTGTTCGTGGCCGAGGACGGCGGCAACATGGAGATCTGCGTCATCACCCCCGACGACGTCATAGCCCCCTTCCTCCGCATCGACGGCCAGTCGAGCTCGGAGATCACCGGCCCGGCCTTCTCCCCCGACGGCCGGCGCCTGTACTTCTCCAGCCAGCGCGGGACGAGCGGCAGCTCGTCGGGCGGCATCACCTACGAGGTGACGGGGCCGTTCCGGGCCTAG
- a CDS encoding ATP-binding protein, whose protein sequence is MSDDEKDPARKVITDYAQSHFRYFRTVDGTVYAQRTGHPVARPIRSQGTSGSHRQELMVGLFRDGVGIFNGTALKEALDLIEALALTEQVQPTHIRVAPGFDGATWLDLGRDDGQSVRIHPTGWDIRVPDPEEVCWRRTQLTGELPLPAKDTDGKGIDHLMRLCNFADAKTEALAIAWLIGCLEPSVPVPAPFLTGPQGAGKSTGGRMLIRIVEGMSGDLRRAPKDEENMITAVAAGWVTALDNLSHLPPDLSDLMCCIITGAESIKRALFTDGDVVRSRYRRPMLLTGIDVGVIRPDLAERLLTLRLERPRVRRTEAELWAEYAEILPLVLGSLLDLTVKVRAVQAETPTDLRMADFAHLCAQLDAATGFGTLEAYRASLDDLNDDVIEGDLLAQTVLKHAAGLTPGEEERMTSAEWLHALTALYSGEECRPLPKGWPTTGKVLSDRLRRIQPTLAARGVLVDWGRTSAARYIELSLPAPPPPPEQQAAF, encoded by the coding sequence GTGTCCGACGACGAGAAGGACCCCGCCCGCAAGGTCATCACCGACTACGCCCAGTCCCACTTCCGGTACTTCCGCACCGTGGACGGGACCGTGTACGCGCAGCGCACCGGCCACCCCGTGGCCCGCCCGATCCGCTCCCAGGGCACGAGCGGGAGCCACCGCCAGGAACTTATGGTCGGTCTCTTTCGCGACGGGGTCGGCATCTTCAACGGAACCGCTCTCAAGGAGGCGTTGGATTTGATCGAGGCACTCGCCCTGACCGAGCAGGTACAGCCCACCCACATCCGCGTCGCCCCCGGATTCGACGGCGCTACCTGGCTCGACCTCGGCCGCGACGACGGCCAGTCCGTCCGCATCCACCCCACCGGCTGGGACATCCGCGTCCCCGACCCCGAGGAGGTGTGCTGGCGGCGCACCCAGCTCACCGGGGAGCTCCCCCTGCCCGCCAAGGACACCGACGGCAAGGGCATCGATCACCTGATGCGGCTGTGCAACTTCGCCGACGCCAAGACCGAGGCCCTGGCCATCGCGTGGCTGATCGGCTGCCTGGAGCCGTCCGTACCCGTCCCGGCGCCGTTCCTGACCGGCCCGCAGGGAGCAGGTAAGTCGACCGGCGGGCGGATGTTGATCCGGATCGTGGAGGGGATGAGCGGTGACCTGCGGCGGGCGCCCAAGGACGAGGAGAACATGATCACGGCGGTGGCGGCCGGATGGGTCACCGCCCTGGACAACCTCTCCCACCTGCCCCCGGACCTGTCCGACCTGATGTGCTGCATCATCACCGGGGCCGAGAGCATCAAGCGCGCGCTGTTCACCGACGGCGACGTCGTCCGCTCCCGCTACCGCCGCCCGATGCTGCTGACCGGCATCGACGTCGGCGTCATCCGCCCCGACCTCGCCGAACGCCTCCTCACCCTGCGCCTGGAACGCCCCCGGGTGCGGCGCACCGAGGCCGAGCTGTGGGCGGAGTACGCCGAGATCCTGCCCCTCGTTCTCGGCTCCCTGCTCGACCTGACCGTGAAGGTGCGTGCGGTGCAGGCCGAGACGCCGACCGATCTGCGGATGGCCGACTTCGCGCACCTGTGCGCCCAGCTCGACGCCGCCACCGGCTTCGGGACGCTGGAGGCGTACCGGGCCAGCCTGGACGACCTGAACGACGACGTCATCGAAGGTGACCTGCTGGCGCAGACGGTCCTCAAGCACGCCGCCGGCCTCACCCCAGGCGAGGAAGAGCGGATGACGTCGGCGGAGTGGCTGCACGCCCTGACCGCCCTCTACAGCGGCGAGGAATGCCGCCCCCTGCCCAAAGGCTGGCCCACCACAGGCAAGGTGCTCTCCGACCGGCTGCGACGCATCCAACCCACCCTCGCGGCGCGGGGCGTCCTGGTCGACTGGGGACGCACCAGCGCCGCCCGCTACATCGAACTCAGCCTCCCCGCCCCGCCCCCGCCGCCCGAGCAGCAGGCCGCGTTCTAG
- a CDS encoding helix-turn-helix domain-containing protein — protein sequence MQRYLTTAEVAERYRTSPATVRYWRYAGTGPQCFFRRGRHVLYDAVALDKYDAEEIGGRCAA from the coding sequence ATGCAGAGGTACTTGACGACTGCGGAAGTTGCTGAGCGCTACCGCACGTCGCCCGCGACTGTCCGCTACTGGCGCTACGCCGGAACCGGTCCGCAGTGCTTCTTCAGGCGTGGGCGACATGTTCTGTACGACGCCGTAGCGCTCGACAAGTACGACGCCGAAGAGATCGGAGGCCGATGCGCAGCATGA
- a CDS encoding deazapurine DNA modification protein DpdA family protein has protein sequence MTQPTTLPRALPAGAPAANGMRFYLTTHKRHWLRWTDVPLFLKSEHWDRAVKWDVAQGPYAVDSGGFMELKDKGTWTRPPRHYVDSLRRIWEHVGPYDWAAPQDWMCEKAIIEGGWFGGQYFVGTHLSVAEHQRRTVENFLELRSLAPDLRIAPVIQGDTVPAYEHCVELYEKAGVDLRAEPIVGLGSVCRLQSTRQGAAIVTAMAAHGFKLHGFGFKILGLERVGHLLASADSAAWSSHARRRPPLPGHRHKNCANCIDYALKWRERVISSIPTHRQTLLIDRRAA, from the coding sequence ATGACGCAACCCACCACCCTCCCGCGAGCCTTACCCGCGGGAGCTCCCGCCGCGAACGGGATGCGGTTCTACCTGACCACCCACAAACGGCACTGGCTCCGCTGGACCGACGTGCCGCTGTTCTTGAAGTCCGAGCACTGGGACCGTGCCGTGAAGTGGGACGTAGCCCAGGGCCCCTACGCGGTCGACTCCGGCGGGTTCATGGAGCTGAAGGACAAAGGCACCTGGACGCGCCCGCCCCGCCACTACGTCGACTCCTTGCGCCGGATCTGGGAGCACGTCGGCCCCTACGATTGGGCCGCCCCGCAGGACTGGATGTGCGAAAAGGCCATCATCGAGGGCGGTTGGTTCGGCGGACAGTACTTCGTCGGCACCCACCTCAGCGTCGCCGAGCACCAGCGCCGCACCGTTGAGAACTTCCTCGAACTGCGCTCCCTGGCCCCCGACCTGCGCATCGCGCCGGTCATCCAGGGCGACACCGTGCCGGCCTACGAGCACTGCGTGGAGCTGTACGAGAAGGCGGGCGTAGACCTGCGGGCCGAACCGATTGTTGGGCTCGGCTCAGTGTGCCGGTTGCAGTCCACCCGCCAGGGCGCCGCGATCGTCACCGCGATGGCCGCACACGGTTTCAAGCTGCACGGCTTCGGCTTCAAGATCCTCGGTCTGGAACGTGTCGGGCACCTGCTCGCCTCCGCGGACTCCGCCGCGTGGAGCTCCCACGCCCGCCGCCGCCCGCCCCTGCCCGGACACAGGCACAAGAACTGCGCGAACTGCATCGACTACGCCTTGAAGTGGCGCGAGCGCGTCATCAGCTCGATCCCCACCCACCGCCAGACGCTGCTGATCGACCGGAGGGCAGCATGA
- a CDS encoding site-specific integrase: protein MADVYDRWHLSRPPADAEPCKEHSTKTRTVFPSAEHGVGKRWQVRYRDPSGEQKKENFAKRTAADARAAEITNELDKGEYVDRVTRRQTLRDYAEEWRTTATHRERTESNVERGLRLHVYPLLGPRQIASIKRSDIRAWVKDRSAVLAPSSLRTPWNALFGVMAAAHYDGIIRANPCHGIDLPEIRKPEVVPLDPAVVRALLAATSSRYRALMRLAATTGLRQAELFGLEAEHVDLLAGTVEVEQQLIGPDKGVPYIGEPKTEKSYRTVPLSVSAVAAIEEHLKAYPPAEVEIEDRTDPRKPRTRKARLLFVSETGDPIRRGSWAKLWARMVKRADKQLAASESPLRVPEGTTTHDLRHFYASVLIKHGASVKKVQRRLGHAKPSITLDLYVHLYEDDEDTTAALIDEALADVP, encoded by the coding sequence ATGGCTGACGTGTATGACCGCTGGCACCTGTCCCGACCGCCGGCCGACGCTGAGCCGTGCAAGGAGCACAGCACTAAGACCAGGACCGTGTTTCCCTCTGCTGAACATGGCGTGGGGAAGCGCTGGCAGGTTCGGTACCGGGACCCGTCGGGCGAGCAGAAGAAGGAGAACTTCGCCAAGCGCACCGCAGCCGACGCGCGGGCGGCCGAGATCACCAATGAACTGGACAAGGGTGAGTACGTCGACCGCGTCACGCGCCGCCAGACGCTCCGGGACTACGCCGAGGAGTGGCGCACCACGGCGACGCACCGCGAGCGGACGGAGTCCAACGTCGAGCGGGGGCTGCGGCTGCACGTTTACCCGCTGCTCGGTCCCCGTCAGATCGCTAGCATCAAGCGATCGGACATCAGGGCATGGGTGAAGGACCGCTCCGCCGTTCTTGCCCCGTCCAGCCTTCGCACGCCGTGGAATGCCCTGTTCGGCGTGATGGCCGCGGCCCACTACGACGGCATTATCCGCGCGAACCCTTGCCACGGCATCGACCTCCCCGAGATCCGCAAGCCCGAGGTGGTTCCGCTTGACCCCGCAGTAGTGCGAGCCCTGCTGGCCGCAACCTCGTCCCGCTACCGGGCGTTGATGCGCCTGGCCGCGACCACGGGCCTGCGGCAGGCCGAGTTGTTCGGACTGGAGGCTGAGCACGTTGACCTGCTGGCCGGAACGGTCGAGGTTGAGCAGCAGCTCATCGGCCCCGACAAGGGCGTGCCGTACATCGGGGAGCCGAAGACCGAGAAGAGCTACCGCACAGTGCCGCTGTCGGTGTCTGCTGTGGCGGCCATTGAGGAGCACTTGAAGGCGTACCCGCCGGCCGAAGTGGAGATCGAGGACCGGACGGACCCGCGGAAGCCGAGGACCAGGAAGGCCCGGCTGCTGTTCGTGAGTGAGACGGGCGACCCGATCCGGCGAGGGTCGTGGGCGAAGCTGTGGGCGCGCATGGTGAAGCGGGCAGACAAGCAGTTGGCTGCCAGTGAGTCGCCGCTGCGCGTTCCCGAGGGGACGACAACACACGATCTGAGGCACTTTTATGCCTCGGTGCTCATCAAGCACGGTGCGTCGGTGAAGAAGGTGCAGCGGCGCCTCGGTCACGCCAAGCCATCGATCACCTTGGATCTGTACGTGCATCTGTACGAGGACGACGAGGACACTACGGCCGCTCTCATCGATGAGGCTCTGGCGGACGTGCCCTGA